The genome window GATCGGATTTGGACGAAATCCTTTCCGTTCTACGTGTACTTGAATTCAGAGCCTTAGAGATATTTGACCATGTCTTCTGCTCCTGCTCAGTAGAAGCTGCCTTCCTTTCCTGGAAGCTGTCTTCCTTTCATGGAAGCTGTCTTCCTTTTATGGAAGCTGTCTTCCTTTCCTGGAAGCTGTCTTCCTTTCCTGGAAGCTGTCTTCCTTTTCTGGAGCTGTCTTCCTTTTCTGGAGCTGTCTTCCTTTTCTGGAGCTGTCTTTCTTTCCTGGAAGCTGTCTTCCTTTTCTGGAAGCTGTCTTCCTTTTCTGGAAGCTGTCTTCCTTTTCTGGAAGCTGTCTTCCTTTCCTGAAAGCTGTCTTCCTTTTCTGGAAGCTGTCTTCCTTTCCTGGAAACTGTCTTCCTTTCCTGGAAGCTGTCTTCCTTTCCTGGAAGCTGTCTTCCTTTCCTGGAAGCTGTCTTCCTTTCCTGGAAGCTGTCTTCCTTTCCTGGAAGCCGTTTTCCTTTCCTAGAAGCTGTCTTCCTTTCCTGGAAGCTGTCTTCCTTTCCTGTACCTGTAAGTTTTCTATCGGACGTTTCCATCAGTAGAGGGTTAACTAAAAATTAACATATCTTCGTCTACGTTAGAAAGCAACAGCATAAATCATAGAAGGGCTAAAAAAAATGCGATGACCTTCGAGATTGAGGTCCTGGTTTTCAACGGATATAGTGGAGATGACCTGGTCAAGACCCAGATGCTTTTATCATTGTTTCTCCCGACGTTGCTTGGGATCCTTAATTGACAAGTTTTATCATACCAGTTTACTGCTTTTGGAGCAATACAGAtgcttttatttaagtttttccttttattcttttattatttatcatgtcCAGCGTCACTGTTGCTTAAGTCCGATTGTTTTCCGGTTACAGTTAAATTCTTGTAATTGTTATGTTCAGTTCTGGGGTTCAGCGACGGGAGTCACTAAATGTTATTCTTTGTAGAGAATAATGGCAGAATTTATAAATGCAAATTAGCACATTGCTCTTTTATGTAccataaatttgatatataataacATGAAGAAACTTAGTGCTTCCCTCAGTGAAGCTTAAATTAGCAAACATAAACGGGAGTAATTGGTGTTATTGCCAAATATGAAGAACCATAGATTCAGGAAGTGAAAAATCTGTTACTGGTTTATATTTCTGAGTTACTATAGAATTTAAAAAGCAGTCTGTCTCTAAAAAGGATTGACTATTCCTATAAAAGTATACTCTGCGAAGCAGGGAATAGATTTCAATAATCATTGTCTTTAGAGGAGACATTAACGTTCTCGCAAAAGTATTTCTCCTGAAAAGTGTgccgtctttaaaaaaaaaaaaaaaaaaaaaaggagcttgaTCTACATTAGGCCGTCATAGATTTTCGACATTTCCAAGCCAACTGTATATTTGCTGTTCCAGCTTTATATTTGTGTCATCTTTATCATGTCGATGGTCCTAAAAACTATGCTTTGCATGCAAAGTTTAATATGTAATGGGCCCTCCGGTGGTACGATAAAGTGTGAGAAGTTACACAGCCAATAACTGGACGcaactattattaattttattcctaCATTTTCATTGATATGTAAATACGAATAACTGGATTCGGTTTCCAGTTCCAAGGCCAATGTCAGTGAGATTTGTTCTGGGGACGAAGCGGAATATGTTATTTAATACTTAAAGTAATATCATGTAATGTAGTATTAGTGTCATTACTGGAAAAAGTACGGATGTATCATTTAATTCCTAACGCACGCGCCCCAATTGCCTATGAATGTCGGCTTAACATAAACTTTCCGTAATACACgtacattattttgtttgttagttCATCGTTGCGAAGTTATCCTCTAGCGAAGATATTCTCTAGCTCTTGacccccgtaggtgggtagcaccgtcagtgccccatacagggtgcactgtaggcattactaaaggttctttgcagcgtcccgtcggcccctagctgcatcccctttcattccttttactgtacctccattcacattatctttcttccttcttgctttccatcctctcctaacaatcatttcaaagtgcaactgcgaggttgtcctcctgttacacctttcaaacctcttattcttaatttcctttccagcgctgaataacctcacagatcccagtgcttggcctttggcctaaactctatattccattccattccattctagcGTTCGACTGTGCATAATTTCGAGCGGGATATTGCTTTTAATAAATCCCAACGTTAAGCCACAATTAATTTGCTAAACGCCAAATGCGTTTTGGCCAAAATAATTATTCTATTCGGGCGGGGGCCAAGCCCACTGCAAACTGTAACTACAGGGTCCGTGTTATCAGAACTAATCCTTATATGCTTTGCGAATGAGCTTTCATGGTTAAACGGAATGAGCGTATGCTATCAGGCATTTTGCTAGGTACAAATTTGTAAATTACACTGGCTTTCTTTGCATCATCTTAACCTCCGTGAGATGAGCCGTACTGTTGCTTAAAAAATACCgttttcttatttacatatacatatacgaagatctatatgtagaatctactggtcactttttactagatacgtatgtaattgtaatagccacactgccctcttaacttcgctcatcagaatttcttcatattccttgcacttggatcttaaggctttgtagtgaaaagcgtatccaaaaaagcgcgaagaattcgaggaagttaagagggcattgtggctattacaattacatatacgaAGATCTATAAGCGTATGCTATCAGGTATTTTGCAATGTACATATCTGTAAATTAAACCGGTTTTCTTTGCAGCATCTTAACCTCCTTGAGATGATCATACTGTTGCTTAAAAATACCCCTTTCTTATTTACATATACGAAGATCTATAATGTATATCAACAGTAAGATACAAAGACATGATCTAGAGATCTAGTACTATTGTTACTGTGCGCTatttttgattttcatgtacgTTTAAAAGTTTCTGTGCTTCAGTTGCTGCagtttatgtacttttttttatttttattctcgtgTATAAAGTTTTATACTTCAGTATCCAGTAATGAACACACAGACAGCCATGTAGACGAAATGGATCACGGTTGATTGcgtaaactgatttttttattgacatacacattgacaaacatacatatttaaagaTGTAAAATACTAAGTCTCGTAAATGTAACATAACAAATATGGCACTGTCGTTCATGTACGTAAAGCGTTTTAGCGTGTGTGAAATGGTTTCGTGTACGAAAACAATGCTTGCATTAAAGCAGACTTGTATACGAGCATCGGTGCATGCCAGGCCAGAAGTGATGATAAATGATTTAGcaataaataacttttatatgGCTCAAAAACTTTCCTATGTATTCCTTCACCTTATTTCTGTTTCACTGTATTCAGGCAACACATCTCCGGAAATTGGGAAACACTGATACACAGTAGTTTTCCCGTGAACAAAACGGAGGGTAAAACCTGGAATTCGAATGTTCCAACGGAAATGGCTTGCCCATCCAGTAGGACTGAGCACCGTGGCATTGCATacgataacgagagagagagagagagagagagagagagagagagagagagagagagagagagagagagagagagagagactgagtacCGTGGCATTGCATacgataacgagagagagagagagagagagagagagagagagagagagagagagagagagactgagtacTGTGGCATTGCATacgataacgagagagagagagagagagagagagagagagagagagagagagagagagagagagagagagaaaagaggactGAGTACTGTGGCATTGCATacgataacgagagagagagagagagagagagagagagagagagagagagagagagagagagagagagagagagaggactgagtaCCGTGGCATTGCATacgataacgagagagagagagagagagagagagagagagagagagagagagagagagagagagagagagagagagaggactgagcACCGTGGCATTGCATacgataacgagagagagagagagagagagagagagagagagagagagagagagagagaggactgagtaCCGTGGCATTGCATacgataacgagagagagagagagagagagagagagagagagagagagagagagagagagagagagagaggactgagtaCCGTGGCATTGCATACGATaacgagagagcgagagagagagagagagagagagagagagagagagagagagagagagaggactgagtaCTGTGGCATTGCATacgataacgagagagagagagagagagagagagagagagagagagagagagagagagagagagagaggactgagtaCGTGGCATTGCATacgataacgagagagagagagagagagagagagagagagagagagagaaaagagagagagagagagagagagagagagaggactgagtaCGTGGCATTGCATaccataacgagagagagagagagagagagagagagagagagagagagagagagagagaaatcctcttTGGTGAGAAGACTGGTGATGTAAGCGATATGGACTGTTTAAAAGTTCTTCAGATGACTGATACAACATTTCCCCTTGGAATGTGACCTTGTGCTGGGCAACCCATTGTGTTTCTCTTCATTACAGCAGCTTCAACTTCCTGTTCCTTTGTACTCTGTTAGATTTGTGTCGTTGTGATGTCGCATTGTTTGTCAAATGTTATACATTTCTTCTTTGAATTTCATGTGCTCTCAGTAAAATGCTTACCAATCAGAATGTTGTTTaaatcaccaacatcatcattatGCTAAATAATAgcaggattaataataatagtagcagcaACCACACCATcagcattatcatcataattttaagtaatagcagtagtaataaaagtagtagcagcagccacaccatcaccgttatCATCATGATTTTTAATACTAACAGTAGCAGTAAGAGTAGTAGCAGCCACATCACCATCTATATCATCATAATTTTAGATAATAGCAGTAGcagtaatagcagcagcagccACATCACCATCTATATCATCATAATTTTAGATAATAGCAGTAGCAGTAATAGCAGTAGCAGCcacatcatcatcaatatcatcatattattaaataatagCATTAGCAGTAAGAGCAGTAGCAGccacatcatcatctttattttaaataataacagtaGCAGTAAGAGCAGTAGCAGccacatcatcatctttattttaaataataacagtaGCAGTAAGAGCAGTAGCAGccacatcatcatcttcattttaaataataacagtaGCAGTAAGGGCAGTAGCAGCACATCATCAccaatatcatcattattttaactAATAGCAGAAGCAGTAGGAGCAGTAACAGCCacatcatctttattatttcaaataatagCAGTAGCAGCCACATCATCACcagtatcatcattattttaactAATAACAGACGCATTAAGAGCAGTAGCAGCCACATCATCGCCAATATCATCGTTATTTTAACTAATAGAGGACGCAGTAAGAGCAGTAGCAGCCACATCAACATCATTATTTCAAACAATAGCAGTAGCAGCCACATCATCAccaatatcatcattattttaactAATAGCAGACGCAGTAAGAGCAGTAGCAGCCACATCAACATCATTATTTCaaacaatagcagcagcagcCACATCATCAccaatatcatcattattttaactAATAGCAGACGCAGTAAGAGCAGTAGCGGCAACCACATCATCATTTTAAGTAACAGCAGCAGTTAaaatagtagtagcagcagcaccAGCCACATCATCAGCACTAGAAGGGGAAAGTCAACGCCCACTGCTCTTTCCTCGTGGCGTTTAACACCTCGTTAGCATTCCTGCCAGATATAGGAGGGGAGAGCGAGCGCTATATTAACAGATCATATAAGATCTCATTATGCTTAATGAACGCAAATTCAGCCCACCAAAATGCCGAACCATCTCTCGATGATTCTCTGACTATGACAGACGAGAACGGTTCGAGACGGCGGAAGAATTCATTTTGCTCTCCTCCTTGTTTGATGGGGTTTTCGTTTTGGCTCTGCAGTGCCATTGGTGTGTTTATGAAGCTCGTTTGGAACGCGCATCTCGTCTTTAAGAATCGAAACGAAAGCAGTTCAGAAGCTTGTGCAAGCATTGGTTGGTGACTCTCACGTGTTTTTAATTAATCTGCTGAGAGCAGGTAGCTACTGCGACTTTGTCGTACctacttcatttttattattgaaattgcAACTTAAGCATAAATATTCGTACAGCACATGTTTCATACCATATTTATACATTGTCGAGCTATTTTTTCCAGTCTTAATTGGCTCAGATtcgatataaaattatatcagaaGACATTGCACAGATATGCCAATTGAATGCCTTGGTTGCATAACAAATGgagaaattgatatatatgacattttattataattctcgTCACTCGGCAGTGATGATAATCGCTTTATTAACTTGAGTTTGTGCTcgtggttcagagagagagagagagagagagagagagagagagagagagagagagagagagagagagagggagggagagagagagagagagattcctggcATCGCATCGAAAcctaaaaaaggaaactaaagaaATATTGCTTTTGAAGAGATGGGAACCCAGCCATTCGTGTGACAATGTTTTGATTTAAAGGATAAttgtgctatctctctctctctctctctctctctctctctctctctctctctctctctttcttttgtagaAAAGGAGCGACATTGTCGCTTTTCCTTTAACATGATTCTTTAGACCTAGACAGGGAATTAAGTACGGTTTTgatagtcgactgttgtgggtcgagACTAGAGATGGAGTGGGACAgggagaaaacaaagagaaaagagcaGCAGACGCAGCAATCTTCGATTCACCCGGGTGAAATTGCTAACAAGATTCCTCAAGGACTTCTCTTTCCTTTGGTTTGAGAAATTTGTGTCAATGCATGTGCTTGAGTGCttgagtgtgtatgtgcgtatgtgtgtgtttgtgtgtattgtgaGTTAATGCAAGTGCTTTCCTGCCGTGCTACATCCTCCTCACcttcataataaacaaaattataacttGCATGCACTGTTAAAAACTGAAGGAGATTTTGACAGCGTGTAAATCCTTAACTATAAGTTTTATTGAGATCATTGTTGTAACTCTTATCAtgcattaaggaaaatattttataaataaagagcAATACGACGATTAATTCTAGTACTTGTAGGCAAAAGCACCATCACCACCAAACAAACAGGCCAATTGAATGCAGACAGACAACTGCGCAAACTAATTATAATTTCCAGTTACGCGCgtcggaatttttattttttttatttttttccagaattttgatTTATGTCGCTTAATTGCCCTGCGTTGCTTTTGATGTCGGAAATTCAAGGAATTTCCCGTCGTGCTCAAAGTAATTCGACGTTTGGGACAGAACGCTATCCCGCGAACAATCATAAATCATAATAGGCCTTTGTTGCTCTGGGTTGTTTATTCAGCCTAATATGGgctgcggtctctctctctctctctctctctctctctctctctctctctctctcctgtttacctttcattttctctttcggTTGCCATATGGCGTCAGTGCTTCTAATATTTCGAAAATATTCTGGAACATTTGGTGTCCACGTGAGCTGGAAAACTGCCCAAGTGAATTCTAATGAGGCATAATTATGGAAAGTTTTTCTCTCCTAACTTTTGGCTTCCATACGCGGATGAAGGTATTATGGAAAGAATGCGAGAGAGAACGGCCACCGTGAAAGCAGTATGGGTGGAATAGTTTGCAAAGTGCAATGGCCTTCCAAATCTGggctacctatatatatatatatatatatatatatatatatatatatatatatatatatatatatatatatatatatatatatatatatatatatatatatatataaagtaaaggacagtaagtcgaaaggcatagcaccactccattgtttcgcTTTCCTACGTggcttttacctttatttatatattcatcacgttccatatttatatatatatatatatatatatatatatatatatatatatatatatatatatacatatatatgtgtgtgtgagtgtgtgtgtgtgtaagcataacAAGCTGTGCCCAAAATAGTTGTTACATTGTGTATAAATAGTTATAATTGTTGTTTGGTAAAAGACGGATGAGAATTGTGAAACCCTACGGGCCAAATGACCCATATTTcactttacacaaacacacacacacacatgtgtgtttgcgtgtttgtatatttgtatgtatgtttgcacggaaaaataataaacattatataaccCATGAATATCGAATTATTTTTGCCTTTGGAACAACTTACACCGAAGAATCATAAAAATACCCTGATCGTGATTAAAACTTCAAAAGGCTTGGGTTCGAATCATGGTCAGTGTAGAAAATACTTATGAAATACAAATCTGTGGGTGTAGGTTATTTCGAGATAAATTGAATTCGAAATTAATGgggtatgttctctctctctctctctctctctctctctctctctcacaaattgaATTCGACATTAATgggttatgatctctctctctctctctctctctctctctctctctctctatatatatatatatatatatatatatatatatatgtgtgtgtgtgtgtgtgtgtgtgtgtgtatacatatatgttattaagAGTGAATAACCCAGTAATTTCTGAATTAACTGTACCATGGAAATTAGTtgctctctataatatatatatatatatatatatatatatatatatatatatatatatatatatatatatagtgtgtgtgtgtgtgtgtgtgtgtgtgtgtgtgtgcatatatgtcaTTAAGAGTGAATAACCCAGTAATTTCGAATTAACTGTACCATGGAAATTAGTTGCTCCctataatcaataaatatatatatatatatatatatatatatatcacaaaataaacacacagCTTCAgtgattatacatttttatattactggcattaggcttcaataagattGTATGGTTTAGACAACAGGTTCTTTAGTTTacattgtaaatgaaagaatttggaatctaagccatcctgtcttattgaagcctaatacggtatataaatacatgtgtgtgtgcatgtgtgtatagcAATCACGACTCGAGATGACTTCccttaaaatcaaatatataatagtTTCTTGCAATATCCTTGCAATATTCTGCTTTATTAACAAACAAGGCCGCAACATGAAAAGGAAAACTTCCAGATTTACTGGTTCAACTTTACGACCAATCAGTGCAATAAGCTTGTGGAAATGCAAGAGCAGAAATTCCTCCACCGATCGCTTTTAGGGGTTATTAAATAATATGATTCAAGTCGGGGAGTACAGGCAGCTGGATTCAGATGGAACAGAATTAGGAATTCGGGAACTGCAGAGTTGCTTGGAACCGGAAACTTTGTTTCGGGACCATTTGAAAACATTGTTCGAAAACTGGGTCCAGAGGAAGTTGGGGTCGTTGCACGTTCCACCCGTGTCTTCGCAGGTAGGGATCCATGGTTTTGTGTTGCTTCATCTCTTGATTTCCCACATTgcgaacatacagtatattactatTACTCTTACTTCAGCTGCTCTTATTATtgctaagttcctcattggactggtcgaTGTCGTTCTCTGCTAgtactgtgctgggcccgcgttcgattctccggccggccaatgaagaatcagaggaatttatttctagtgatagaaattcatttctcggtataatgtggttctgattccacaacaagctgttgCTTATTgagctaggtaaccaattggctcttagctacgtaaaataagtctaatccttcgggccagccctaggagagctgttcatcagctcagtggtctggttaaactaagctatactcaACTTATTGTTGCTGCTTTAATAACTGATGTCACTGGTATGATAAATGCACCTTGCACGAATTAATTGCCGGTGTATTAGTTGTATTTCTGTATTATGTTAAAAGTATCTATCACAGTTGAAGTTCGATGATTAGGGC of Macrobrachium rosenbergii isolate ZJJX-2024 chromosome 11, ASM4041242v1, whole genome shotgun sequence contains these proteins:
- the LOC136843513 gene encoding DNA ligase 1-like — protein: METSDRKLTGTGKEDSFQERKTASRKGKRLPGKEDSFQERKTASRKGRQLPGKEDSFQERKTVSRKGRQLPEKEDSFQERKTASRKGRQLPEKEDSFQKRKTASRKERQLQKRKTAPEKEDSSRKGRQLPGKEDSFQERKTASIKGRQLP